A region of the Neochlamydia sp. AcF84 genome:
GCGTGCCAAATCTTGCATGCCTGCAGATTCCAGCTGAAAAATGCCTAAAGTTTTTCCTTGGTTTAAAAGATTAAAGGTAGGCTGATCATCTAAAGGAAGATTAATCCAATCAATGGCTTTACCAACCCTTTGATAAATTGCCTTTACACATATATGGATAGCGGTCAGTGTTTTAAGGCCTAAAAAGTCCACCTTTAGCATTCCCACTAATTCAACAGGTTTCATGGAAAGCTGCGTCACTGGCATATCAGAATCTTTAGAAAGGCAAACGGGTATAAAGTTAGTCAGCGGTTCTCCACTGATAATGATGCCTGCAGCATGAATACCCGTATTACGAATAGATCCCTCTAAAGTCTTACCTATATCGATGATGCGTTGAGCATCTTCGTCCTGCTCATACATGGCCCGTAAATCTGGATCTTTTTCTAAAGCTTTCTGGAGGGTAATATTGAGGTCATCAGGTACAAGTTTAGCAATCGCATTCACCTTAGCTAAAGGAACACTTAATACCCGTCCTACATCTTTAATGGTCATTTTAGCTTTCATGGTGCCAAAAGTAATGATCTGCGCAATATTATCTTTACCATATTTTTGAAGGGTATAGTTAATAACCTCACTGCGCCCATCCATACAAATATCTACGTCAATATCAGGATAAGAAAGCCGTTCAGGATTAATGAAACGCTCAAAAAACAGATGAAAACGCAGAGGTTCAATATCGGTCACTCCAATCAGGTAAAGCACAATAGAACCAGCCCCCGATCCTCTGCCTGGTCCTACAGGGATCCCTTGACGTTTGGCCCAATTGATAAAATCCCATACAATCAGCAAGTAATCGCTCATCCCTTTGGGAACAATAATGTCCATCTCATATTTCAAGCGCTCTTGTACAATGTCAAGGGGATCTTTTTCAGGAAAGATTTCTTTGATTTTATTTAAACGTTCAGGTGTATACCGCTTGGTGATACCTTCCTCACATAATTGCCATAGGTAATTTTTAACGGCCTCGGCTTGTTCCTCTTTAGTGTAATTTTTTCCCTCAAGAGCAGGGGGTAAGTAGATGGGATAATGCTTGGTTTTGAAATCAATCGATACATTACATTTCTCAGCAATTTCCAAGCTATTAGATAGAGCTTCTGGAAAATCGCTAAAAAGCTCAGCCATTTGCTGAGGAGATTTAAAATAGCATTCATGAGAGGGATAAGTACGACGTTTAGGATTAGGCACGCGAAATTTTAGATTGCCGTACGAGTCTTTTTCCCACATTTCAGTAGGCTCCCCAGACTGAATATTAAGTAAAATCTCATGCGCGCGCCAATCAGCGCGTTCAATGTAATGGCTATCATTTGTAGCCACGACCTTTATATTAAGCTCTTTTGATATTTCTATAAGAGTAGCGTTAATTTTTTCTTGTTTTTGTATATAGTCTTGGTAATATTGCTGAAGCCAAGTTTCTTGATGCAAGCCATCCTGGCGAATATCTTGATCTGTCATCCGATGGCGCTGTAATTCAAGATAATAATCGTCTCCAAAGAGCTCTTGATACCAACGGATTTTGCTCATTAAGCTATCTTTTGTGCCATTCAAAGCTTCATAAGCGATTAAGCTACTTTGGCAACCTGATAGGCAAATCAATCCTTCACTATGAAGCTTAAGCACTTCGTGATCGATGCGTGGATGGTAGTAAAATCCCTCTAGATAACCGATGGAAGTTAACTTACATAAGTTATGATAACCAGCTTTATTTTTAGCTAAAATAGTTAAATGAAAATTAGTACGTGCTCCATATTCTTTTTTTTTGTCAAATCGCGATTCGGGTGCAACATAAAACTCACAGCCTAAGATGGGTTTAACACCCACATCTTTACAAGCCTTATAAAAATCAATGGCCCCAAACATGTTACCATGATCTGTTAAAGCCACTGCAGGCATATGAAAAGCAGCTGCTTTTTTGGCAATAGCATGCACATCAGCAGCAGCATCTAAGATGGAAAATTGAGAATGGACATGTAAGGGAACCCACATAAATATAATCTATAGCCATTATTTAAGAATTTAGGTTCAAGTATACCGTATCTTATGAGATCGAGTAAACAAGCAAATAAAAGGCTATCAGAAATTTAGCAAGGAGCGATTCCTTTTTGGCTGCTTGGCCTTTTAAATAGGATGATGGCGTAAACTCCTTGTAAGAAGAAAAGCAGGAAGAATGAGAAATAAAATCCTTTGAAAGCTAAAATTTATTCTCTAAGAGGGGCTGAGTTCTTTTTCAAAGCGCTTGCTGATGAATTTATAAAAACCTACTTAAAAGAGCCCAAATTTTTACGGTTACTTCTAAAGTAGGAAGGTTAATGATAAAAAAAGCCTCTTTATCTTAGCAAAAATCCATGCGGGTAAATGAACAGCTAGATCTTCTTGCATCCTACTTCCATGTTCTGGCCCTCAGGTTGTTTTTTTTTCGCTCAATTTCTTGCTCTTTGCAGGAAGCTTATCCAAGAGAAGGATCTTCCAAAAACACGCATGGATAAAATTTTCACGCTTTTAATAACCCAAAAAAAAACAATTCCATTTAAGAAATTT
Encoded here:
- the dnaE gene encoding DNA polymerase III subunit alpha, giving the protein MWVPLHVHSQFSILDAAADVHAIAKKAAAFHMPAVALTDHGNMFGAIDFYKACKDVGVKPILGCEFYVAPESRFDKKKEYGARTNFHLTILAKNKAGYHNLCKLTSIGYLEGFYYHPRIDHEVLKLHSEGLICLSGCQSSLIAYEALNGTKDSLMSKIRWYQELFGDDYYLELQRHRMTDQDIRQDGLHQETWLQQYYQDYIQKQEKINATLIEISKELNIKVVATNDSHYIERADWRAHEILLNIQSGEPTEMWEKDSYGNLKFRVPNPKRRTYPSHECYFKSPQQMAELFSDFPEALSNSLEIAEKCNVSIDFKTKHYPIYLPPALEGKNYTKEEQAEAVKNYLWQLCEEGITKRYTPERLNKIKEIFPEKDPLDIVQERLKYEMDIIVPKGMSDYLLIVWDFINWAKRQGIPVGPGRGSGAGSIVLYLIGVTDIEPLRFHLFFERFINPERLSYPDIDVDICMDGRSEVINYTLQKYGKDNIAQIITFGTMKAKMTIKDVGRVLSVPLAKVNAIAKLVPDDLNITLQKALEKDPDLRAMYEQDEDAQRIIDIGKTLEGSIRNTGIHAAGIIISGEPLTNFIPVCLSKDSDMPVTQLSMKPVELVGMLKVDFLGLKTLTAIHICVKAIYQRVGKAIDWINLPLDDQPTFNLLNQGKTLGIFQLESAGMQDLARQLHLDKFEEIIAVGALYRPGPMDMIPSFINRKHGREPIEYDHPWMNDILAETYGIMVYQEQVMQIASKLAKFSLGEGDVLRRAMGKKDRDQMLQQREKFRLGSLENGIDEETSMQIFDKMEKFAAYGFNKSHAAAYGYLSYVTAYLKANYPNEWMAALMTCDSDDLTKVTKFIGECQEMGIAILQPDVNEAHATFFATPQGIRFAMAGIKGVGEGVVEAIIKERNKGGPYTSLYQFIKRIDNTKVGKKVIENLVDAGCFDFTSWSRDSLRQSIDPIYETVLKEKQEASAGVLSLFALMGESSESRFMHPPEVKKKTSRLDILLREKELLGFFLTGHPMDAYREIITRLSCIPLSHVQNLEHNAVFRAALIVETAEIRVSSKTQKKFAILMVSDGMDRYEMPIWSDLFEQKNLLLKENQLLYAVIQVDKKEESLRLSCKWIDDLTKANEAMVEECDRAFDKAKLQAARFAKAIGEGRDKKVEKSKVVLEKKREVMRESKTLSLKIDLDNVRLTQIMQLKGLFIEHRGTTPIQLEFHCQEDVHAILHIESRWGVTLTPELESKLKTLSFIMKHSLN